TAAACCCCATGTGATCATGGTGTAcagttcttttaatatgctgttgaatttgatttattagtattttgtcaaaaatatttgcatctatgttcattagggagataggcatatagttttcctttcttgtagcatctttacctagttttggtgttaaagtgatgttagttttataaaatgagttaggtagtgttcctttctcttcattttttttcagaaaagtttgagcaggattggtgtcagttctttttggaatgtttgataaaaaaaTCTCCTATGAAACCATCTGGTGCAGGGCTTTTATTTGTAgcaagattttgatgactgattgattctttacttgtgattggcttgttgagatcttctaattATTCTtgtgtcagtgtagcttgttcatgtgcatccaggaatttgtccatttcataacTTGCCTAGCTTatcagcatatagttgttcatagtatcatcttatgatattttttattttttcaggttctgtggtaatgacctgtctctcattttttattttgtttatttgcattatttctccctttttctttatcagccttgctagtggttcattgattttattgattttctcaaagagccaaattttggttttattgatgctttctattgttctttcattctccccttcatttagctctgctttaatctttgctatgtcttttctatttgctttgtagtaagtttcctgttctttcttctcAGGTTcgtccaggtgagcagttaggtcctagatttttgctctttcttcttatttaatataggtatttaagacAATAGATTTCCACCTCAGAACAgactttgctgcattccataagttcctatatatattgtattctcattttcattctctgcagataactactgatttctctagcaatttattctttgacccatttgttgtttaagagtgtgctatttaatctccattcatttgtgaaagttcttattctttggtcattattgatttccagcttcatctcattgtgatcagagtaacttcaatgtttttatatttatagataactTTTTATGTGCCAGcatatgatctctcctggagGATGTTCCGTGAGCACCTTAGAGGAAtacatatcctggtgtttgggggtgtaatgacctatgtatgtctgttaagtctaattcatttatctaattaagttctctttctcctttagaggagagtggtgtattgaaatcttctattattattgttgaaatgtctactgctcccttcagttttgccagtttttttcatgtactttggagctccttgattgggagcataaacatttatgattgttatttcttcttggtgaattgtctcttttattaatacatagtgtctttctttatcACCtatgatatctttatatttaaagtctatttttgtgtgatattagtacagctacttctgctttcttttgtttacacttctgtggaacatctttttctatccttttactttcaatctatttgtatccttatatTTAAGATAAATCTCCTTTCTCCTCACCATATGCATCATGTGGTGCAtcatgtagctggattatatctcttaatccattctgccaatctatatcttttaagtgataagtttagttcattaacattcaaaagtATTACTGTAAAAgagtttcttgaatctaccatcttatccttttgattttatttgtcagatctataatTCCTTTCCCCATttgataaagtattttttaagtaaggtttgtaattttattttaggacTAATGTATTACCAATATAATAGACAAAAGTATTGTATAAATATAACTGTTATATGCAttaggaaaccaaaaaattcatgacTTGTTTTATTGCACTAGTCTTTTTATTGCACTGGTCTGGAATCAGACCTGCAATATTTATGaggtgtgcttgtgtgtgtgtgtttgtatttacGTGTGTCACATATATACATTATAAGCAGGATGGTGAGATGGGAATTACAGTGAAAAGGACAGACTGCATGACTTTCAGCAATGTGAATTCAAGGGATCACTTTAATAAGAGGTCAGTTCTACCAGTAGAATAGTAACTCTATGAATTGCTTCCTCAGTCTTGACCATCACACACTGCTGGGACCATGCAGGGCAGACTCAGAACTGGAGCAAAcattagaaagtattttcaatTGGGTTTGGTCCTCACTGTGACAAGATGGTTGATAACCATGTCATTTCTGGGAAGTGTGTGATGAAGCCACGGATGTAGCGGCCATAGTTCGGAACTGTGGAGTCAGAGTGTTGCTCAGGATGTAGGGAGGTGATGTATGGCCTTAATGCTCAGTGCTTCTCTTCTGAGATTTTTAAGTctgggaaaatacatttttatgctAAACCTGCAGCAACTCTGCCCTTCTTTTCACTAGTCAATTTGGAGAATATCTTTGGTTTTGTTGTAGCAGATTTACAGAAATGACAAATCACTGATTATAAAGTGCATATGGTGAGGAGAAGGAATCAAGCATTTAAGAAGTTAAAgtcagggcaggccacgatggctcagcaggcaagaatgcttgccagccatgctagaggacccgggttcatttcccggtgcctgcccatgttaaaaaaaaaaaacttattaaaaaaaaaaaaagaagttaaagtcATTTGATTTCCAATAACAATGAATAGTAAGGGAATTTCTGAGAAGTGGTATTCTGTTTTCTATTCTCCACCATTGTAGTGATTTCCTCCTGAATACAAACAGAGATTTTTCTTTGCTGTCTTTCATGATTACATGTATATAAGAATATCTATTGCAGAGAATTGTTATAAAGTAACATATGAGACATCTGTCACAATGTCTTAAACTTGTGAGTCctcaataaatgcaaaattatcattattattaataagtaCAATTATGATAGtgaacatattattttattatttcaagcaAAATATGATCAACAAATGCAGCAGGGTAGTTGGTAAAAGACATATATCCAAAGTTAACAAAGAGTAAGTAAACTGCTGTTTTCCCTCCAAGGCAGAAGGCATATGGTCCCTTGATGCCATGTATTAATAGAAAGCACATTTACAAGATACCCTGTGAATGTCAACATACCATgaaatttctttctccatttcctttccttttatactTTCTAAGGTTGGATTATTCTTCATTCAACACACATGTTATACACATTAGCTAGTAAAATTGCTTCATATTCATAATCTGAAGTGAAGGtaaattttatcataaaagggTTTTAAGCAGAAGAATAAAGCAACCAGatctaaattttaagaaataactcAGTCTTCAGTGAGGAAATCATCTAGAAAGTGGTAAATAGGTACAATGAGAGATTTgtatagtacaaaaaaaaatttgtggaGAACAGAGGGCAAGACTGTGGCCCTTCATGTACTGGAGATTTAAGTGTATCAATTCTGtagcaattttattttgaagaaatcaCAGTTATAATCAATTAATCAATCAGTAAAGTAAAGCAATTTATCCCTCAAGTCTTTTTAATGGTATTAAAAGCAAGATATATTATTTAAATCAACAACACATTTTATGCATCtcttgtggagggccaggagcaattaatgaggcccaagcagggaaagtccccacaacattggggtggaatgtccccaagagttaaacaataaccaatgttagggaactgagaggacgggatgtgttttggcaacagctaacagcattcttctgcttctatgatacgcttgcttgctagcacctgcaaaaccacaacatgattttagcctttataagcacaccttgaaaatcTCTGgcggctgctctctgaatcttccttcttggaagtttctgaggcagtcgccggccggctaataaagactccaaattggcttgcagttttgaattgtgtggtctctttcggtgcgccccacaacactctttcttgctctttccttattttcttacacCAAGTATTCTATGGaggccttcttttcttttttgaaaagctTTCTCTCTGACTTTTGAGCATTGTAAGATTTAAGGGATATTATGAAGGGGCTATTGTATGAAAGTGGGGAAATTAGGCTGACAGTCATAGGGTTTATGTTAGTGGTCTAGGGAAGTGTGATGCTTTATCCTATTCCAAATGAAGCAGGAGCCCTGGAGAATTTCACCCTTTATGAAGCAGGTGTAAGAAGAGTAAACAAGAGAAAGAGCCCTGAatgaaataagaggaaaaaacaacaaaaacagcaataaaaacagTCCACCATCTTGAAAGCcatagaagagaagagaaggcttAAAAAAGGACGTGTTAGGACCAATACTGTTGATCAATTCCCTACAAAACCATAACACTGTAGGGTAATATTGGTTtattattcaacagatatttattatctAATATGTGCAATGCCCTTGCTAATAGTGAAAACAGAGtagatttttttactttattgtgaaataatggATTGTTTGATAAGTTATTAAATTGCTTATTGATAAATACGTGAATACCCAATATAGAAATTAGTACCATTGCCTTACATCCATCGGAAGCACCATGGAGAGAATTTAATCTTATTAAGATATATCATGACTTACAAACAAATTGTTGACTGTGTTAAAATTAGTAAATGTTTTTCCAGATTATTTCAACAAAGCAATTGGGTAGCAGAAAATTTAATGAACAAAGTCAGATCCAAAAAGATTCctaattgaatcaggattgaaaaaaTGCTATTGAATTCAGCTgttcatgaatttttaatttggtgACCTTTGGGAGATCAGTTACAGTAAAATGCTGAGAAGGCAGGACAGGTTGTTGAGAACTGATGCTGAAGAGAAACCTGCAACCATATAAACTCCCAACTGTTTATCTTATTTGAGGCCTCTAGTCTTACGAAAAATAGATTTTAACTTGACTCATGTGCTTCTTTATTGCTTCCTTTATCTCCTTATTCCTCAGGCTGTAGATGATGGGGTTGAAAAAGGGAGACAAAACTGCAAAGCCCAGAGCGATGGCTGTGTCCCAGAATAAGGAGTAGGCGGCAGAGAAGCGTAGGTACATGAGAGCCACATTGCCAAAGAAGAGCAAAAACACAGTCAGGTGGGAGACACAAGTGGAAAATGCCTTGCGGCGGCCTTCGACTGAACGTATACGTAGAATCACAGCCACGATACCAACATAGGACGTGAAAATGAGCATCACGGCTGCAATAATCTCCACTGCATGAACAACATCCACCACCTGAATCATGATGATGGCTTGTGTATCTGTGCAGGCTAGGCCTAGCACGGGGAGGAAGTCACAGAAGATGTGCTTAAGGTGGTTAGAGCCACAAAAGGGCAGTGTGGAGATCCAGGCAATTTCAGGGAGGGGTGTGATAAAGCCACAAACACAGCAACTCAAAGTCAGTTGGGCACACAGCTTGGGGGTCATGATGGTGGGGTAGTGAAGAGGGCTACAGATGGCCAGGTAGCGGTCAAAGGCCATAGCTGTCAAGAGACAAACCTCACTGATGCCTGTGGAATGGAAGAAATACATCTGCAGAAGGCAACCCTTTAATGAAATGGTCTTTCTCTCACTAAGCAGGCTAGAGAGCATCTTTGGGATGGTGGCTGTGGTATACCAAACCTCCAGG
This is a stretch of genomic DNA from Tamandua tetradactyla isolate mTamTet1 chromosome 4, mTamTet1.pri, whole genome shotgun sequence. It encodes these proteins:
- the OR6K2 gene encoding olfactory receptor 6K2 gives rise to the protein MEGPNWTTNQEFIFSAFPCSWGDAVLCFVPLLFIYTFIVVGNLVIITVVQLNTHLQTPMYYFISSLSFLEVWYTTATIPKMLSSLLSERKTISLKGCLLQMYFFHSTGISEVCLLTAMAFDRYLAICSPLHYPTIMTPKLCAQLTLSCCVCGFITPLPEIAWISTLPFCGSNHLKHIFCDFLPVLGLACTDTQAIIMIQVVDVVHAVEIIAAVMLIFTSYVGIVAVILRIRSVEGRRKAFSTCVSHLTVFLLFFGNVALMYLRFSAAYSLFWDTAIALGFAVLSPFFNPIIYSLRNKEIKEAIKKHMSQVKIYFS